The Arachis hypogaea cultivar Tifrunner chromosome 16, arahy.Tifrunner.gnm2.J5K5, whole genome shotgun sequence genome contains a region encoding:
- the LOC112698305 gene encoding adenine phosphoribosyltransferase 5-like, which translates to MFSKHNAPKPQDPRLKAITEAIRVVPHFPKQGIMFQDITTLLLDHKVFKDTIDIFVDRYKDMGISIVAGVEARGFFFGPSIALAIGSKFVPLRKPRKLPGEVISEKYDLEYGSDCLEMHVGAVKHGDKAIVIDDLVATGGTLSAAITLLERGGAEVVECACIIGLSHFKDDCSVNGKPLYFLVEPRLQ; encoded by the exons ATGTTTTCCAAACACAATGCTCCAAAACCACAAGATCCAAGGCTCAAGGCCATCACTGAAGCCATCAGAGTCGTTCCTCACTTCCCCAAACAAG GGATAATGTTTCAGGACATAACGACATTGTTGTTGGATCATAAGGTTTTTAAGGACACAATTGACATTTTTGTTGATCGTTACAAAGACATGGGAATTTCCATTGTTGccg GAGTGGAAGCTAGGGGATTCTTTTTTGGCCCCTCAATAGCATTAGCCATTGGTTCAAAGTTTGTTCCTTTGCGCAAACCTCGAAAGCTACCAG GTGAAGTAATATCAGAAAAATATGATCTAGAATATGGAAGTGATTGTTTGGAGATGCATGTTGGTGCTGTGAAACATGGTGACAAAGCCATTGTTATTGATGATTTGGTGGCTACAGGTGGAACTCTATCTGCAGCAATTACTCTCCTAG AACGTGGTGGTGCTGAAGTAGTGGAATGTGCTTGTATCATTGGTCTGTCTCATTTTAAG GATGATTGCAGCGTGAATGGCAAACCACTTTATTTCCTTGTGGAACCGCGTCTTCAATAA